TATCCGCTTGAAAGGCTTAAGATTACGCGCCCGCTGCCGGTTTGTCAAGCCAACCCGGACAGCCTTGCCCGCGTGGTGAGTGACTGCTAACTTTGGGGACTGATGAGCGAGTTCGGCAGACATATTACGGCCTGGCTGGTGCTGCTGATGGCTGCGTGGGCGGCTTCCGCCTGTTCCGCGACGGCGGAGAGCGAAAGTGCGCCCGCACGGAATAAGGTCGTGATGACCGGGCTGGATATCCTGGTGAAAGATGAGTTTGCTCAGTTTGCCGGCCTGCGGGTGGGTGCGGTTACCAACCACACGGGGGTCGACAGCCGGGGACGGCCGCTGTACCGTCTGTTGAGCGCTGAGCCGGACGTGGAACTGGCGGCGGTGTTCGCACCGGAGCACGGCCTGGAGGGAGTGCTCGAGGGCGAGTACGAATCGGCCAAAGCCGGCGGGAGCGGACTGACAGTCCACAGCCTATACGGCCTGGAGCGCAAACCGCGCCGGGAGTGGCTGGACGGGCTGGATGCGCTGGTGTTCGATATCCAGGATATCGGCACGCGGTTTTATACCTATATCTCCACGATGGCCCTGTGCATGCAGGCCGCGGCCGAAAACGGGATCACCTTCTACGTCCTCGACAGGCCAAACCCTGTCGGCGGGCTGAGCGTCGAGGGTCCGGTGCTGGAGGAATCGCTGCGGGGAGATTTTATCGCTTATTACCCGATCCCGGTGCGCCACGGGATGACTGTCGGCGAGCTGGCCCGGCTGTTCAACGATGAATTCGGGATCGGCGCGGACCTCCACGTGGTCCGGATGGACGGCTGGCGGCGCGGGATGTATTACGACCGGACCGGACTGGCCTGGATCGACCCCTCGCCCAACATGCGCAGCCTGAGCGCGGCGATACTCTACCCCGGACTGGGGATCAGCGAAGCCACCAACCTGTCAGTCGGCCGGGGGACTGACATTCCCTTCGAGCTTTACGGCGCCCCGTATGTCGACGGGGTGGCGCTGGCGGCCAGGCTCAACTCGGCCGGTCTGGCGGGGGTATCGTTCCGGGACACGACGTTTACGCCGGAATCCCATGTTTTTCCCGGCCGGGCCTGCGGAGGAGTCAGGGCCGTGTTGACGGACCGCGAGGCATTCAACAGTGTCGAGGCGGGACTCCACCTGCTGAATGCGCTGGAACGGCTTTATCCGGACAAGTTCGATCTCGAGCGGATCGACCGCTGGATCGGGCGGCGGGATGTCAAACGGCAGCTGGAGGACGGCGTGCCGGTCGAACGGATTATCGCGGCCTGGCAGGATGAGCTTGAGCGATTCAAACAGACCAGGGCGAAATACCTGATCTATCCTGAATAACTCGCCGGCGGGCACCATATGACTGGTAACGAACCGCTGATCACCAACGATGCAATCGTGCTGGGCATTCTCGTCCTGGTTCTGGCGGCGGTGTTTGTCACCTCTTCCAGCAACCGTCCGCTGTTTGTCAAATTCTACAAATACGTACCGTCGATACTGATCTGCTATTTCGTACCCGGCCTGCTGGCCAGCGTGGGACTGATTTCCGCCGACCACTCGAAGATCTATTTCGTCACCTCGCGCTACCTGCTGCCGGCCTGCCTGGTGCTGCTCACTCTCAGTATCGATCTCCAGGGCGTGCTGCGGCTGGGTCCTAAGATGCTGATCATGTTTTTCACCGGGACCGCCGGGATCATTATCGGCGGGCCGGCGGCGATCCTGATAATCTCGGCCGTGGACCCCACGATAGTCGGCGGAGCGGGACCGGATGCGGTCTGGCGCGGGTTGACCACCGTGGCGGGAAGCTGGATCGGCGGCGGAGCCAACCAGGTGGCGATGAAAGAGGTGTTCGGCGTGGGCGACAGGATTTTCGGCACGCTGGTGGCTGTGGACATACTGGTGGGCAGCCTCTGGATGGCCGTGCTGTTGATCGCCGCCGGCTACAGTGAGCGGATCGACCGGGCCAACGGGGCCGACAGCAGCGATATCGAAAGACTGCGCAAAAAGATAGAGGACTACAAGGCCGGTATCGACCGCCTGCCTACAACCGCGGACACGATGGCCGTGCTGGCGGTGGGCTTCGGTGTGACTGCTGCGGCTCATCTCGGCGCGGATATCCTCAGCCCCTGGATCGAAACCAACTGGCCGGGCCTGGCGAAATTCAGCCTCACCAGCCCGTTTTTCTGGATTGTGGTGATCGCCACCACCGGCGGCCTGCTGCTCTCGTTTACCCGGGCGCGCAGACTGGAGGGCGTGGGAGCATCGCGGATCGGGACGGTTTTCCTTTACCTGCTGGTCGCCGCTATCGGGATGAAGATGGACCTGCACTCGGTGATCGACTCACCGGGCCTTTATCTGATTGGCCTGGTCTGGATCTCGATTCACGCCCTGCTGCTGATCGTGGTGGCCCGGCTGATCCGCGCCCCCGTGTTTTTCCTGGCTGTCGCCAGCCAGGCCAATGTGGGCGGGGCGGCGTCGGCTCCGATAGTAGCCAGTGCGTTCCACCCGTCCCTGGCCCCGGTTGGCGTGCTGATTGCGGTGCTGGGCTATGCACTCGGTACCTATGGGGCCTGGATCTGCGGGCAGGTGATGAGAATAGTGGCGCCGATGTGAGGAGATTTACCGTGATCATGGAGCCGGAAGAACAGGGTAAATTCGAACCGCCGGAACACCCGGTTGATAGGCTGACCGGCCGGTTCAAAAAAACCGTGCTGGCCGTCGCGGTTGCCGAACTGGTGATCTACTGGCTGCTCGTGATCCGCTTTCCAGCGGCGATGCTGCCGGTGTCGGTGCTGCTGGGCGGGGCGGCCTGGTTTTTCCGACGGGCCGACAATTACCTGTCGTCCTTGCAGCAGGAAATGCGGCTCAGCCAACGTGACCTGGATTTTGTGGCCAAATATTGCAAGTCCTGGATCTATATTTCCGCCTACGGAGCGGCATTCGCCCTGTTCCTGCTTTTGAGAGGATGAACCCGGTTTGAGCGCTGACAAGCTGAAGGAAATTATCGCCTACCATGACCGGACCAAGCACGGGATCCTGCGTCTGGCTCCCTCGGCGGGCTACCTGGACCGGGCGAACCAGCCGCTGCCGTTCAGGTTTTACGAGGGCGCTCCCGGACTCGACCTTCCCCTGGGCCTCCCCGACCCGGATGAACACCACCTTGCGCTGTACCGGCGTTCTTCCAACCTACAGACCTGCGGCCTGAGCAACCTGTCCAAATTCCTGGAACTGTCGCTGGGCCTGTCGGCCTGGAAAGAGCTGCAGGGGAACCGCTGGTCGCTGCGGATGAACCCCTCCAGCGGCAACCTCCATCCCACCGAATGCCACCTGATTCTGCCCGGGTCGGAAGGACTGGACAGCGGACTTTACCACTACAGCCCCTTCGGCCATAGCCTGGAGCGCAGGGCCGCGCTCGGCGACGGAACAGGGAAAATTCTCGAGGAGCATTTCGGCGGCGAGGGCTTTCTGCTCGGGCTGACCAGCATTTTCTGGCGCGAATCGTGGAAATACGGCGAGCGGGCCTACCGCTACTGTAACCACGATACCGGCCACGCCCTGGCCTGTCTGTCGTTCTCCGCGGCTCTGCTCGGCTGGAAAGTCCGCTGGCTGGGAAATCCCGGAGACAGCGAGATCGCGGCATTGCTGGGGCTTGACCGCACCGGGTTCCCCGATTACGAGGACGAACGGGCTGACCTGCTGTGCTTCGTTGCCGCGGGTAAACTGAATGCCAGCGTTCCGGGAGGCGTTCCGGTGGAGCTGGCCGATCAATTGCGGAACGTGGAACTGGCCGGAACGCCTAACCGGCTCAGCAGGGAGCACCGCGAGTGGAAAATTATCGGCCATGTTGCGCAGACGGCCTCAAAGCCGTCAACTGAATATCCCGAAACCGCGTTCGGATCGCCGCCGTTACTGGAAAAAAGCGTCTCCGCGCTGAAAGCCGCGGAGATTATCCGCAGGCGGCGCAGCGTGTGGGAATTCAGCATGGAACAGAGTTTCGCCGGCCGCAACGAGTTCCTTTCCATCCTGGACAGGACTGTCCCGCGCAGCGGGATGGCCCCGTTCGACTGCGGCCTCGGTCCGGCCAGGGTACAGCTGGTGCTGTTCGTCCATGATGTCAGCGGGCTGGAACAGGGGCTGTACGCGTTTCTGCGCGAC
This DNA window, taken from Candidatus Glassbacteria bacterium, encodes the following:
- a CDS encoding SagB/ThcOx family dehydrogenase, coding for MKEIIAYHDRTKHGILRLAPSAGYLDRANQPLPFRFYEGAPGLDLPLGLPDPDEHHLALYRRSSNLQTCGLSNLSKFLELSLGLSAWKELQGNRWSLRMNPSSGNLHPTECHLILPGSEGLDSGLYHYSPFGHSLERRAALGDGTGKILEEHFGGEGFLLGLTSIFWRESWKYGERAYRYCNHDTGHALACLSFSAALLGWKVRWLGNPGDSEIAALLGLDRTGFPDYEDERADLLCFVAAGKLNASVPGGVPVELADQLRNVELAGTPNRLSREHREWKIIGHVAQTASKPSTEYPETAFGSPPLLEKSVSALKAAEIIRRRRSVWEFSMEQSFAGRNEFLSILDRTVPRSGMAPFDCGLGPARVQLVLFVHDVSGLEQGLYAFLRDESCREELEDSFSAEFAWERADGALPLYVLRTGDYRNQSMTLSCNQQIAGFGTFAVAMVARFRETLEEAPWAYPQLFRECGQVGQALYLEAEAQGLRGTGIGCYFDDPVHELLGIQDNRWQSLYHFTVGAPIEDARLQSYPPYFHLKR
- a CDS encoding DUF1343 domain-containing protein — its product is MSEFGRHITAWLVLLMAAWAASACSATAESESAPARNKVVMTGLDILVKDEFAQFAGLRVGAVTNHTGVDSRGRPLYRLLSAEPDVELAAVFAPEHGLEGVLEGEYESAKAGGSGLTVHSLYGLERKPRREWLDGLDALVFDIQDIGTRFYTYISTMALCMQAAAENGITFYVLDRPNPVGGLSVEGPVLEESLRGDFIAYYPIPVRHGMTVGELARLFNDEFGIGADLHVVRMDGWRRGMYYDRTGLAWIDPSPNMRSLSAAILYPGLGISEATNLSVGRGTDIPFELYGAPYVDGVALAARLNSAGLAGVSFRDTTFTPESHVFPGRACGGVRAVLTDREAFNSVEAGLHLLNALERLYPDKFDLERIDRWIGRRDVKRQLEDGVPVERIIAAWQDELERFKQTRAKYLIYPE
- a CDS encoding DUF819 family protein, with protein sequence MTGNEPLITNDAIVLGILVLVLAAVFVTSSSNRPLFVKFYKYVPSILICYFVPGLLASVGLISADHSKIYFVTSRYLLPACLVLLTLSIDLQGVLRLGPKMLIMFFTGTAGIIIGGPAAILIISAVDPTIVGGAGPDAVWRGLTTVAGSWIGGGANQVAMKEVFGVGDRIFGTLVAVDILVGSLWMAVLLIAAGYSERIDRANGADSSDIERLRKKIEDYKAGIDRLPTTADTMAVLAVGFGVTAAAHLGADILSPWIETNWPGLAKFSLTSPFFWIVVIATTGGLLLSFTRARRLEGVGASRIGTVFLYLLVAAIGMKMDLHSVIDSPGLYLIGLVWISIHALLLIVVARLIRAPVFFLAVASQANVGGAASAPIVASAFHPSLAPVGVLIAVLGYALGTYGAWICGQVMRIVAPM